The Mugil cephalus isolate CIBA_MC_2020 chromosome 8, CIBA_Mcephalus_1.1, whole genome shotgun sequence genome segment gaagaatttgTGGAAGGGGTCTGCTTGTAATGGATTAAGTTCTTTCACTGGTTTAACTCACTGGGTCTGTGTCAAAGCCTGAGTACTTACTGTGCGATAGATTAGAAGATATAGATGCAAGCTGCATCCCGCATATGAAGTACAGTGTTTCCCTGCAGTAGTTTGGCTTCTCAGAAGTGATCCGGTCACGGGTTTGCCAGAAAATATTTTTGCCATAGCAATTCATTTCCTGATTACTGGGATGGGACTTTGACCTCTTCTCCAAAATTGAGGTGTGCCGACCTTCATCTACTGTCATTAGTACACTGACTGCGGATGAGTAATTTGTACATCCTCCCTGCACAGATTAAACTATTAGATGACAGATGGCTTGAAGTGACTCATGGCACAGCTAGAAGGAAGTTGTCAATCAAACCGGAGACAGACACAGCCACAGGCACATCATCAAATGGAACATGGTGAAGGAAATCACACAACAAGCGTTGCACCTCTTAGCTTGTCATGTGTTATAATGTACACATCAGTATATCTGCAGCCGACTAATTTAAAGAATGTGTTTCTACAAGACATCAGGTAAACTGTGCAGCAAATAAAAGCAAGTAAAATCCTTACaacaagaagaataaaatgGGTTTGATGAGTTTGATATGAGAGTTTTCCAACACTTGGCAGTCAGAACTTTTTCCACTGTGAAATTAAGGCCTTGCTCACCTTCCCAGTCAACAGCCTTTCACAGGCCTATGGCCTAGTTGTTGaaattacaacataaaaaaatggcacataaaaaaaaaaggtttatctGTTCAGTGCGTagtgtctgtatttgttctGCCTTTGTGTCGTATCTTATCTTTTACCTTTACCAAGATACAGACTAACCACAACTAAATAACCACAGACAAACAGGGGCGCTTGAGTATACTTAACTTTTTCTTCACTCTTGTACTCAAACTGTTAAAAAGAGTCCAGACTTCGCGAAAGTTGTAAgtagatataataataataataataataataataataataataaataaaaaaaaaataaataaaacgcgGAACTTGCTGTGATATGTGGGTCTTCAAATGTCGAGTTTCTCATCTTCATAACACGCGCAGTGCAATGTTGTTGAACTCTGTTGAACTCAGACACTATTTAGCCCATGTCAAAAGGCTCTCGGGTTGTATCACTGAACGCGTATACACCAAACGTAGATGAACTGTTACGTAGATTGCATTccataaatgttattattattgttattatcattattactatttattattattatgtctcgTTTAAGGTGTTTGCCACAAAGTAGTATTTTTCGATTAATACCGTGTACCAGTTGTGAAGGAAACTATAAAGAGGAGATTATATTACCTCAGAACAAAGGGAACTCTATTTCTCAGGTAAAAAATCGCTCCAGGTGAAATGAACCTGCAGCAAACTCATATGCGGAATATGCAAAGTTCACTTATAAATCGCACGGGTTGTCAGTCTCCCATAGGTTTGAGATGCAGCAGTTATTGTAGCAGTGTTTCGCAGACGCGCCGAgttggaattattattattattatgatttttgtTTCGCAAAAACACACCGGATGGTTGATTGTTTTAAAGATGATGTATCCGCGACAGACATTTTGGCCCAATATGTCGTTCGTTATGTCgttctttatttacattttcatagGTTTTGCAGACTACATGTCGTGTAGCGTGTGGGCAGGTCTGAGTGGAAAATTAACCATGAGCCATGACGCACCCTTTGCTTCAAATGGAAATGTCCAAGACCGCATGTCGTTTTAAAGAATAAACAGAGAAAGGTAAAAACTTGAACTTGGTGAATTACGTGTAACAACGTTACGTGTGGCATAAATCAGTTACGCAAACTTAAAACTATCCGATTGGAAAGTGGAAAAGTGAAGTTAAAGCCCACTTGTCTTAATGGGGAAAAcatgtctttcttctttttttggtgcGCTTGTGTTATAAGCGCagtgagttgtttttgttggtcACGCAATAGACTACCatagtttcttttcttgtctcGTCTGAATATCTTTTGAATGTGTCTTCACCAGGAAGTTTGCCAGTGCCCAAGAAAGATATCTGTTGCACTTTGTGTTCGTCTCGCATTgttaaaacaacactgcagaCTTTATCTGAATCAAAAACACTTCACTCCACATCAAAACGACCTGCTGCGGGCTTCCATCCACTATACTAAATACAATGTTTGCTAAAAGCGGCAAAATAAATGGaacataataacaataataagctgagcgaaaaaaaaaaaaaaaaaagaagagcgaTGATAGTATTTAACTTTAACTGAAGCTGTATAAGCCGTGTGAGAAAAAGCAGGTCTACTTGGTTTTACTATCTGTTCAGTTACAGCCCAGCAACCCTGTAGGTGCCAGGAAGACGAAACGCGTgcctattaataataattatttaattttataaaatattctaACTTTTTGAAGAGTACGGAATGCTCGAAACAATTCTAACTTAAAATTCAAATCCAGACCGAAAGAGCGAAATGTGATAATTTTCCTCCTCATGAGCGAACCAGAGATTCCACTCCTGTTTGACCTGTCTTGAAAACgcattaaaaaagagaaaaccttTGTGTTGTCACGACCGCTAAATTCCCTGCATTAGTTTGTAGGTATGTACCTTGACACAGCCCGACGGGGGTAGAGAAGGAACCAGGAAGGAGAAAACGAATTCATtgtctgagaaacaaaaaaaaaaaaaaaaaaaaaattcttggcACAAAATGAGGCGTGGAGTGCCTATAAAAAGAGTGAGTGACACTGACTTTACAGCATCTCAACATCCACTGCGGATGCTACACGATTTTAGAGGACACGAGCTTTATCCTGAccacaggtttattttttattttttattttttcattatcattattattttttattcatttttgtattaTACATATAGGGATACATATATGGATACATAGATAGATGGAGACAATGTCGTAAATAAGGATATATCAGACCGGACTGTACTTATTTTTGGAGATGTTTTGCCggatatttaattaaatatttaatcttttcttttttttccagagatgAATTGGATCCTAGGCCTCCTGTCTGTTGTTCTTTGCCTTTGCTTGCCATGCCAAGTCAACTCTGGTGAGTGCTACATTTTTGTAATGGCTTTAGAATAACTTATTATTCGGCTGATTTAAATTAACTCTACTACTACTCCTATTGTTCTTTGAAACTGATCCGATATGAGTTCGTAGAATATTGTTCTTCAGCATATGGCGTGAATAGGGGGGACCTAGTAACGTTAAagcaaggcaaaaaaaaagtgctttttttgGTTTCAGAGCCTCGTTTGAGCAGGAGTCTGATTGAAAAGGCTGTGCTTGAGGCAAAGACCAGCGTGGACGCAACGTATGGCTACTCCAGAAGAGTGTGAGTGTAAAGATGTgttgctaaaaaaataaataataataataacaataataataaaaaaaaagatattcatAAATCGgatatttttcataaaaaaacacaggagcCTGGATCGCGTGAGGAGAAATGCAGCACTTCCTGACATCATCCGGCTTATGAAGCAGCCTGTCGGACAGACCCGCAGTGCTGTTCGAGCTGCTGACTACATGAATTATGCTGTGAACTGGCTCACCGACAACCTGGAAAGACGCCATAAACGATCCATCAATGCCACTGGTTTGTGTCTGAAGCGGATACTTTGAATTCACACTGCAGGTGCCGTCCACTTGACAGCGCAGCTAACACGTGTTCCTTGTCTGCGTTCATTAGATCTGATTTCCGAAGAGGATCTGCATGTCCTTGCGTCTCTGACAGGCTGCACCGCTCGTGAACGCCCCCCTCCATGCAGAACGACTCCCAGCTTGAACCAGTTTCGCCCAGCAACCAGCTCTTGCAACAACAGGTGAAGCAGCTTCAGGCGTGGGGGATTTCATGTCAtttcaaaaattaaaccagGTGTAGAGAAGTACAAAgctaaatgtaatttacatttGTTTCGTCTAGGGAAAACCCTCGCTATGGAGCTTCCAACATACCTCTAGTCCGCTGGCTTCCACCTGAGTATGAAGATGGAGCCACTCTGCCCAGGGGCTGGACTCCCGATCTGAAAATCAACAATCAACTGCTCCCCTTGGTAATAACATGTCAGCTTTGCTAGCTATTGCGCAAATTACTTTGGGAAGCAGAACACTCTTTGTACGGTGTGCTCATACTCTATTGCATCCTGTCCTCAGGTTAGAGAAGTTTCCAACCACATCCTGGCAACTGCTAACGCTGACGTGTTGAATGACACACTTTACACCCACCTTGTGACCATCTTCGCCCAGTGGACTGATCACGACCTGACCCTCACCCCATTGTCTCCTTCCATTCGTTCATTCAGTAACGGAATAGATTGCGACGAGACCTGCGAGCGAACAGAGCCCTGCTTCCCCATCAACGTCAGTGGCACCACATCtcccaagaaaagaaaaaaaaactatctatATCTAAACATGTGCACGTATAGctactgaatatttattttttcttgtcaaCCGAACAGATTCCCGACAACGATCCACGCTTTGGCTCAAATTCACATGAGTGCCTGCCCTTCTTCCGCTCAGCGCCAGCCTGCGGTTCCGGCAACACTGGATTCGTGTTCGGTGCCAGAACCATCCGTCAGCAGATTAACGCGCTCACAGCCTTCCTCGATGCAGGTCAGGTTTACGGTTCAGAGGACAGCAAGGCCCGCAACCTCCGAGATCTCACTAACGACCTGGGTCTGTTGAGGGTCAACACTAGATTTAATGACAACGGCCGTGAGCTTCTGCCCTTCTCCGGCATGAACGCCAGCATGTGCGCGACTCGAAGAAGAATTACCAACGACAACAGTGCCGAGGAGGTGCCATGCTTCGTTGCAGGTAAGTGATAGCAAATACATTGGCATTAAATTGGTTTAAATTAATTCGTGCAATTGCACATGACAGCAACTTTCCTTTTAACCTCGCGTGGCTTTAAAGGTGACGAACGCGTCGACGAGAACATCGCCCTGACCTCTCTGCACACACTCATGGTGCGTGAGCACAACCGCCTTGCCCGAGAACTGGCCAAACTCAATCCACactggaggggagagagaatCTACCAGGAGGCGCGCAAGATCGTGGGCGCATATTTCCaggttagagagagagagagagagacgcttGGTTACCTGAATGCATTGATGGATGTAGAAGTGCGTCCTCCAAATGCATCAGCTGACTgggattctttctttttcttttttgtctttcaggtaaTCACCTTCAGGGACTTTTTGGGTCACATCGTTGGCCCAGACTTGATTTCCAAGCAGCTGTCCACGTACCCCGGCTATGATGAGACCGTGGATCCCAGCATTTCGAACGTCTTCGCCACGGCTGCCTTCCGATTCGCTCACACAATGGTTCACCCTACCATGTTCCGTCTTGATGAGAACTACAAGAACCATCCTGACTATCCCAGCCCACTGCTCCACCAGTCCTTCTTTGCACCATGGAGGGTCGTCTTTGAGGGTATGAGCagtaaatgtaacattttgtcCCCTCTTAAGTTGAGACTGAATTATTTGATCAACATTAAATACTCTCCTGCGTTCTTCAGGTGGTTTGGACCCACTCCTGAGAGGGCTGGTTGGTAGCCAGGCCAAGCTGAACACTCAGCATGGAGTGATGACCGATGAACTGAGGGACAGACTTTTCAAATTCTCAATGGACCTGGCGCTGGATCTGGGTGCCCTGAAcatgcagagaggcagagacCATGGAATCCCCGGTATGTATTAAGTCTTCATATCTGTTTATCCCCACATTCCTTCTGTTTCTAAACGCTTCACTATCCTCAACTGCGTGTGTTGCTTTTTAGGCTACAACAAATGGCGTAAGTTCTGTGGCCTCTCACAGCCACGCAACATGAAAGAGCTGAGTCACGTGCTGAAAAACTCAAAGCTGGCTAAGAACCTGCTGGACCTCTATGGCACTCCTGACAACATTGACGTGTGGCTGGGAGGTGTGGCTGAGCCATTTGTGcctggaggaagagtgggacCCCTGTTTGGCTGCCTCATTGCCACTCAGTTCCAAAAGATCCGTGAGGGAGACCGGTAAGTAGATACAAAGTTAGACAACTGAATCTATTCAGGATGTGGAGATGGATGTGTTAGCCGCACTTCTACATTCGGAGAGGTTAAGCTTTGACAAACTCCGATTTCAGTCTTTGGTGGGAGAACGAGGGTGTCTTCACTGCCGATCAGAGAGCCTCCCTGAGAGAGACATCCCTGGCCCGATTTATCTGCGACAACACTGGCATCACCGAGGTCCCCGAAAAACCCTTCCTGTTCAGGCCTCGAGGGGACGGCTACACCCAATGTGACGACATCCCTGCCTTTGACCTTAGTCCATGGAGGGAGGATTGTGAGTTTAAAAATGATGCACTAAAACTATTGCGTTAAAGTCTTGTAATAGAAAGGTTCATATGATGGATGCGCGGAAGTGTTTTGAAattgctgacattttgtttttaattttctcttccaTAAAGTGTCATCTCAGGAATCATCAGGTAAATATCCTACATACTCTGCTACTAGTCATAAATAGTCATGTTGATGTACTAAAGCTTTTACAAGCTGCAGCTATTCTATGCACTGCTAATcgctgacattttctttttaattttctctttgatAAAGGATCTCAGGAGACATCAGgtaaatatattatttactcCACTGCTAGCCATAAATAGTCATGCTGATGTACTACaaattttactttaaaatgttaatgctTATACCATGAAAGCATTGGggtattttgaaaatgaaaattttcatctttaatttcCTCTAGATCAAGGTCCTCGCGGACCCCCAGGACCACAAGGTAAATCTCCCACTTCCTATTATACTATCCATGAATGCTGAAACTGATTCAATTTGCTTTATTAGAATGAGGTTCTTTTGCAACAACTCTTCATATGCGTTTTCCGACACAGGGCCCAGAGGACCCCCAGGACCCCAGGGACCTCCTGGCAGCGGACCTAACGTGGCATTCTCTGTACGACTGGGCAACAACTTCCCCAAACCTGGCTCTCCCATCACCTTCCACGATGTCATCTACAACGGACAGAACAGCTATGACACCAAGACAGGGATCTTTACTTGCGAGCAGCCAGGTGTTTACGAGTTTGAGTTCCACTGTACGATCAACCACCTCGCTGCCAGTGTGGATCTGCTGCGTAATGGAAAGCTGATCCTGCACTCTTATACCACACAGCAAAGCGGGTACATCACAGCCAGTGGAAGCACATTCATTAAGCTTCAGGAAGGAGACCAGGTCTGGCTTGTGGCTAACCATGGTGGCAACGGTCTGACCAGAGATAGTTTCTTCTCAGGGCACCTGTTGTTCACTGAGTAGGAGAGTTCATGACACAcaacactgtcaaaaaaaaaaaaagttttgatcACTAGTTTGATTGAATGCACATGGGGTGtaataaatctttattatttttttatccacaaAAAATTTTTATCCACAAAAAGTAGCACTcctttttcagatttttttgtctctgtaatAATTCTTTGTTTGTCAGTTAATTGGATTAAAAGCCCAGAAATATAATACCACCTTGCTTATGTGAGTCTTGCTGACAGAGCATGTTTAAAAAGCCATTGCTATGATACCTGCACTGTTAATGTCAAATGTACTGAAGGGCTTATtctacatttaattttatttcaatatctttttgtattctgttttttttcttcctggtAACTCTTTTGATCTTTCAGAATTGTGACAAGTGATTGTTTTGCCTCTTTGGGTCACACTGGTTTGCTGTGTGAGATTCTGAGCcactttaattttaataaatgaaaattgcACTGTCTTTGACTCTGAAATCTATGATGAAACAGCACAACGATTCAAGAAATATTAGTATATCCCATCTCATCTGCTACTTCCGCTTATACTCATTAGGGTGAAATGTTAGTATATGTGTATGGAGATGTAATATAACACGGCTCAGAATATTCATACGGggaccagcaggtggcactgACAGACAAGTTTTCATGGACGGTCGCGGGACACCACCACAACCGCCTTCGGGTGAATTTTAGCTTCAGCCCACTTCACATTACTAGATTAATCTAGGAATGTCATTTTCATCTAAAGTGCTTCATATTTGCTGTAAAAATCCATGCTGGACGAAGGTTCAAAAGTTGGTGAGTAGGCtacttttttctcctctgcctctAAAGCCAAGCTTGTAACGAATTAAGTGATTACTGTATGGTCGACATAAATATGCCAGTAtgaaaaataagacataatATTTACTAAAACAGAtgcaataaagaaataatagatgactttattatttgttctttaAACCATGAGTTAGTAGTTATGTGAATTCATGCTAAGCTGTTTATCATTTGCAAGAGTTGGTTATTTATATCTAAAGAAATGTTCCATCATAAAGGCTAATTATTAATATCATTTCACATTATGATATCTGAAAAAATCTACTTCTCCGTGCTTTTTGattttcactgttttcattacGTTAAAAGCATgtctcaataataataataattaataataataatggtaataataatactgataGTATAACTTTTCGCAGCAGAGTTTATTTTTGGACACAGCGAGTTAATCAACCAcctttttatttagatttagcCGCCCACTGGCTTGGTTTTAGCTGTATCTGAGGACAAtctttgtgtatatgtatatgctATGTATATGTGCAGAAATTCATTAACTATCTAACTGTCTCGACTGAAAGGGAAGCGCAACACCTGTGCTTCTTATGTTACCTCAAGTCAAAACGCCTGAAGGTGAAGGTGAGAAGTTTGAAATAATATGCTTAGCAGATGTTAAGCTGCACCGATATTATAGACCCAATTtacctgaaaacacaaatgtccCATTTCATAAAATAGGCTCAAACAATAATAGGGAAATTACATTCagataaaacttttaaaaccatGTCACTGATTAGTCGATCAGTGCCCCCCTAGAGATTTAAATATAGATTTGAGTAATTTTTCTTGGTGCGGAATCCAAAGGTTTGGCACGGGTTTATCAGATGATGGTTTGTGATGTTAAGAAATGAGGCTAGCTTTAATTGCAGATGCCTACACTCCCGGGGGATTTACATCCTTGcctaaataagtaaacaaaaccGAGCGCAATATAAGGCGATCGATTGGAGACGTAGTGGGTCGCATTAGCTCTGTTGTTTTCTATACAGTGGAGAGGAGGGACGGAAACCAGCtgctgccccccctcccctccaaacacacacacacacacacgcacgcacgcacacacaccacgcCCCTCCTGACCTCCGCGGACACAGTGCCATCCACACAGAGTGGCTCCGGGTGTCCCATGGGAGCAGGGGAATGCTGGAGAGGACGAGCGGCACACGATACCCCATTGTTTGGTTTAGCAGTCACTgatccccctccacccccacccaccctcacccccacctcctcccaaaAAACACATGGGCTGACCGTCTCAGCGGGTTAAATTGATTAGAAAGACGTTTGTGGTTTGACTTAATCCCCCATTTTCGCCCCGGCTCTCCGCTTCACCAAATTAAGAAAGCCACACATTTAGACAGCAAGTCTTGCGGGCTGTGATAATCACGGCGGAGCTCCTCGCACCTGTGGGACTGAAGAAGGGAGACGGGTGGACTCCCCAGCACTGAATGCACTGCAAAACACACAGGCCAGGACGGGAAGATTTCTTAATAACGCGTGTCTAGTGACATGCGCAACGTCcacaaattcacaaaaacactgaagaggACTTTCTtctgacataaataaattaacatgttATTAATTTGCACAAAGTACACATGTCCCGCTtttttaactaaactaaacattctCACACGGTTATATTAGAAATCTGCTTCATCCGAATAATTATTTAATGCGACTAAAACCAGTAACAAGCCAAGACAACTTTGCGTAGTTTCGATGCTCTGGGACATTAGTCCCACACTCTGAGCAAGTGTACCGCAGCAACTTCATATCCAAAGTTTTAATTTCTACTCCctgctttcatttttgtttgcagGGAACCCATCACGAGCTTAATTTTCCTGCACATAGTCAAAATATGCCCCATCTATTAACTGCACTAAAACTGTGTTACCAAACCAAGTGCCTCAACTATCCGCAGCTTTTCATGCAGTGCTTTCCTTAAGTGGGACAGTAAGAGAACCAGTAAATCCCTGCATGCAGCAGACTGGAAGGAGCGCAtctctcttgtattttttttttttttgcaacgaGTGAAGGAATTTTATTAAAGTGTGTGTCATCACGTATAGATTTCTCATGGTTTTAGGGTTAAGTAGAGCTGTCAGTCATGTCGGGAGACGTGTGTGAGGGACACGGCGGCAGGGCGGAGACTCGGCAGCAGGATTCCCCGAGACTGCTCTCATAATTGGGAGAACATCTGACTTTGTCCCGCGCTGGCAGATGGTGAGTTGAGGCGGGATCCAAGGGGGGAGATTTACATTCATTGTCCAGGCgcacaaactccacacagagacaatgGTCTCGGTAAGGGGCAAGGAACCAGgattggtgaaaaaaaaaaaaactttccttttCAAAGCCAGACGAATGGGAGCGGAAATTAATTTCAGTCCACAAGAAAGACCCCAAAACATGATATATGTTGATATAATCCTACATACAAACGACAGATCAACATTAGATTCTGATAAATGATATCGTAATATTTATaacaaaatctaaatgttaagtTTGCGAAAAAAGTTTCATGGATATAGCAGAAATATTGTGCTACCAAGTGAAACTTGGTCGAGAGTGACTACTTTTATATCCgcacattacatttttatttataaatcataTTGAAGTACTGGCCTGTCATTTGTAACTGGTTCCATGGCCAGTT includes the following:
- the LOC125012133 gene encoding eosinophil peroxidase-like, whose protein sequence is MNWILGLLSVVLCLCLPCQVNSEPRLSRSLIEKAVLEAKTSVDATYGYSRRVSLDRVRRNAALPDIIRLMKQPVGQTRSAVRAADYMNYAVNWLTDNLERRHKRSINATDLISEEDLHVLASLTGCTARERPPPCRTTPSLNQFRPATSSCNNRENPRYGASNIPLVRWLPPEYEDGATLPRGWTPDLKINNQLLPLVREVSNHILATANADVLNDTLYTHLVTIFAQWTDHDLTLTPLSPSIRSFSNGIDCDETCERTEPCFPINIPDNDPRFGSNSHECLPFFRSAPACGSGNTGFVFGARTIRQQINALTAFLDAGQVYGSEDSKARNLRDLTNDLGLLRVNTRFNDNGRELLPFSGMNASMCATRRRITNDNSAEEVPCFVAGDERVDENIALTSLHTLMVREHNRLARELAKLNPHWRGERIYQEARKIVGAYFQVITFRDFLGHIVGPDLISKQLSTYPGYDETVDPSISNVFATAAFRFAHTMVHPTMFRLDENYKNHPDYPSPLLHQSFFAPWRVVFEGGLDPLLRGLVGSQAKLNTQHGVMTDELRDRLFKFSMDLALDLGALNMQRGRDHGIPGYNKWRKFCGLSQPRNMKELSHVLKNSKLAKNLLDLYGTPDNIDVWLGGVAEPFVPGGRVGPLFGCLIATQFQKIREGDRLWWENEGVFTADQRASLRETSLARFICDNTGITEVPEKPFLFRPRGDGYTQCDDIPAFDLSPWREDLSSQESSGSQETSDQGPRGPPGPQGPRGPPGPQGPPGSGPNVAFSVRLGNNFPKPGSPITFHDVIYNGQNSYDTKTGIFTCEQPGVYEFEFHCTINHLAASVDLLRNGKLILHSYTTQQSGYITASGSTFIKLQEGDQVWLVANHGGNGLTRDSFFSGHLLFTE